TCTGGAAATCGCCGAACAGGCGGCAGAGGCGGGCATCGGCGGTGCCGATGTCCTGATCCCCTGCGGCGGCGGCGGGCTGACCGCGGGCACCGCGCTGGCGCTGGAGGCCCGGGCACCGAGGCTGCGCGTCCGCCCGGTGGAGCCCGAAGGCTTCGACGACACGGCCCGGTCGCTGGCCAGCGGCCGGATCGAGCGGAACGAAAAGACCGCCGGATCGGTCTGCGATGCGATCCTGACGCCGTCCCCCGGCAAGCTGACCTTCCCGACCATCGCGCGTCTGTGCGGCCCGGGCCTTGTGGTCAGCGAAAACGACGCCCTGCGCGCCATGGCCGCGGCCTTCGCCCGCCTGAAGATCGTGGTGGAACCGGGCGGCGCCGTCGCACTGGCCGCAGCGCTTTATCACCCCGCGCAATTCGAGGGCGACGCGGTGATCGTCATCGCCTCGGGCGGCAATGTGGAACCGGCGCTGTTTGCCGAGACGCTGGGCCGCTACGGGGACGGGGCATGACCCGCTTCACCATCGCCAGTTTCAATGCCCAGAACCTGATCGGCCCGGACCAGACCTATTACCGGTTCGAGAAATACACCCCCGCCGACTATGCGTGGAAGCTGGACTGGATGGCCGGGCAACTGACCCGGATGAACCCCGATATCGTCGGGTTTCAGGAAATCTTCGATGCCGATGCCCTGAGGGAGGTCATCGCCGCCGCCGACCGCAAGGGGGAGGCATCCGACATGGCGATCCTGCCCAGCGGCGACAGCCCGTTTGGCCCCAAGGCGATCTTTCGCAAACCGGCCTATGACGCCTATGGCGACGCCGCGCTGGCCTTTGCCCCGAACGTGGCCGATGGCGGCCCCGGCGACCGGCGGCCCGGTGTGGCGATCCTGTCGCGCTTCGGCTTTGCCGAGGACCCGCAGTCGATCCAGTTGCTTGACCCGCCGGTCGACGTCCCCTTCCTACACCTCGGCGGCGGCGATGCCGGCAGTTACCAGATAAAGCGGCTTGGTCGCCCGATCCTCAAGGTCCGCGTGCCGGTCGGCGGGCAGGTGATCACCGTCTTCAACACCCACCTGAAATCGAAGCTGGGGGAGTTCGTCCGCCCCCAAAGCGCGCCCTTCTCCCCCGAAATCGACCTGCTGAATTACAACGCCGCAGGCCGGGCGATGGGCACCCTGCGCTCTGCCCTGCGCCGGATGGCAGAGGCCTGGGTGCTGCGCACGCTGATCCTGCAGGAACTGGATCAAGGCCGCCCGGTGATGGTGCTGGGCGATCTGAACGACAGCGGCCATTCGATCACGCAGGAAATCCTGTGCGGGGAAAAACCGCTGCGCGACTACACGCGGATGCGCCGCCCCGACGCGACCGCG
The genomic region above belongs to Rhodovulum sp. P5 and contains:
- a CDS encoding threonine/serine dehydratase — its product is MTIDAIEAAADRLKGRARRTPLLSSPFLDEIAGRRVLVKAECLQHTGSFKFRGGWSALSALPEAARAKGVIAYSSGNHAQGVARAAQTLGVPAVILMPSDAPSSKIDNTRAMGAEVVHYDRATGDRDAIGAALAAERGLTPVMPFDDPNVIAGQGTCGLEIAEQAAEAGIGGADVLIPCGGGGLTAGTALALEARAPRLRVRPVEPEGFDDTARSLASGRIERNEKTAGSVCDAILTPSPGKLTFPTIARLCGPGLVVSENDALRAMAAAFARLKIVVEPGGAVALAAALYHPAQFEGDAVIVIASGGNVEPALFAETLGRYGDGA
- a CDS encoding endonuclease/exonuclease/phosphatase family protein, with translation MTRFTIASFNAQNLIGPDQTYYRFEKYTPADYAWKLDWMAGQLTRMNPDIVGFQEIFDADALREVIAAADRKGEASDMAILPSGDSPFGPKAIFRKPAYDAYGDAALAFAPNVADGGPGDRRPGVAILSRFGFAEDPQSIQLLDPPVDVPFLHLGGGDAGSYQIKRLGRPILKVRVPVGGQVITVFNTHLKSKLGEFVRPQSAPFSPEIDLLNYNAAGRAMGTLRSALRRMAEAWVLRTLILQELDQGRPVMVLGDLNDSGHSITQEILCGEKPLRDYTRMRRPDATAADDFYTAEDAAEITESIDRVRLYSAERLFMRKSLRDLVFTTSFGGGFQTLDAILMSRQFHPEWPDRIGEMEYFSVYNDHITDAASPGAPEDRITSDHGQVMAHIRLTE